In a genomic window of Flavobacterium crassostreae:
- a CDS encoding IS3 family transposase has protein sequence MVGMVQSSYYRRPSSGKKGIKPSEFTFNKHQGYVSQDTVVESVKDVLSNEFIDCGYRLMTSYLQREGYLINPKKLYRIMREEGLLKLENRINRSGSGRKFVKYRKVKTTKPFECLEMDIKMVWIPKVGKNAYLLSIIDVHTRRILKDFFSFSIKQNKVIALLSDLFLEYQYPENVVIRSDNGSQFIAKRVREYLGLIGVQQEFTHVATPEENAHIEAYHGILKKEVFQRVDYRTFGEIELILKRYVIFYNNTRLHGLLGRITPIEKWNQDKRLILMKKLTA, from the coding sequence ATGGTAGGCATGGTTCAAAGTAGTTATTATAGAAGACCAAGCTCAGGTAAGAAAGGTATTAAACCTAGTGAATTTACCTTTAATAAACATCAAGGATATGTAAGTCAAGATACTGTTGTTGAATCTGTTAAAGATGTTTTAAGTAATGAGTTTATTGACTGCGGTTACCGTTTAATGACTTCCTATTTACAACGAGAGGGGTACTTAATTAATCCTAAAAAGTTGTATCGAATTATGAGAGAAGAGGGTTTGTTGAAACTAGAAAACCGAATAAACAGGAGTGGTTCTGGTCGTAAATTTGTAAAATATAGAAAAGTTAAAACCACTAAACCTTTTGAATGTTTAGAAATGGATATTAAGATGGTTTGGATCCCAAAGGTAGGTAAAAACGCTTATTTACTATCTATAATAGACGTTCATACTCGCAGAATATTAAAGGATTTTTTCTCTTTTTCTATAAAACAAAACAAAGTAATCGCTTTGCTTTCTGATTTATTTTTAGAATACCAATACCCTGAAAATGTTGTGATAAGAAGTGATAATGGAAGTCAATTTATTGCCAAAAGAGTTCGGGAATACCTTGGACTCATTGGAGTTCAGCAAGAATTTACCCATGTAGCAACACCAGAAGAAAATGCACATATTGAAGCCTATCATGGAATACTAAAAAAAGAAGTGTTCCAAAGAGTTGATTATAGAACTTTTGGAGAAATTGAACTAATACTAAAAAGATATGTGATTTTCTATAATAATACTAGGCTACATGGACTTTTAGGACGCATTACCCCAATAGAGAAATGGAACCAGGATAAGCGTCTAATTTTGATGAAAAAATTAACCGCATAA
- a CDS encoding WYL domain-containing protein, with protein sequence MNEIKKEDILSAIQEIDREGIRSGRHSSTYDLIHEGKHYPPKLVISIANRFATGGELDSSIFSGGVDTPAFQLLKKEGFEIIPKADVTEESINVKEDFVNWMIEHDGKKSNYFSKQFGSKKERLVQELDLYELEYKKNFESELFIIKSKNSKIEINSIKKNIYDKTAEFSKFSENRSRDRPRAILGKDNYLKFLQEKLGQKNTINYWIFQGNPKFYDVVGSLQNELLTTWKVATHKDKIKKGDKVILWLTGENSGCYALAKVTSDVGRISASQEEIKYYKTGYDENEDRVAIEIDLHKHVMTKLKNDDLGKNFEYSSRTFDRDKKDIFDLFGMLIQYNRKDKVYSIDEEIEDPSVSRMIEAFSIHQALKEGNKLSPSIYLEKRKVTGTHLISGILYAIQNRFLISFTHTKFWDMEISQRSVKPLAIKESEHRWYLIAQDEKDGIVKNFGFDRITDLKISDTTFKAISFDVDKKYQHAFGIETYEPVQKIILSFTWQQGNYIKSFPLHSSQKVLKDTDEELVIELDQS encoded by the coding sequence ATGAACGAAATCAAAAAAGAGGATATATTATCTGCAATTCAAGAGATAGATAGAGAAGGAATTAGATCTGGAAGACATTCCAGTACTTATGATTTAATCCATGAAGGCAAACACTATCCCCCTAAATTAGTAATTAGTATTGCCAATCGCTTTGCAACTGGAGGAGAACTTGACTCTTCTATATTTTCAGGTGGCGTTGATACTCCTGCTTTTCAATTGTTAAAAAAGGAAGGGTTTGAGATAATTCCAAAAGCTGATGTAACTGAAGAATCAATAAATGTTAAAGAGGATTTTGTAAATTGGATGATTGAACATGATGGAAAAAAAAGTAATTATTTTTCGAAACAGTTTGGTAGTAAAAAAGAGCGCCTTGTGCAAGAATTAGATTTATATGAACTTGAATATAAGAAAAATTTTGAATCTGAATTATTTATTATAAAATCAAAAAACTCTAAAATTGAAATTAATTCGATTAAGAAAAACATCTATGATAAAACAGCAGAATTTTCTAAATTCAGTGAAAACAGATCAAGAGATAGACCAAGAGCAATATTAGGAAAGGACAATTATTTAAAGTTTCTCCAAGAAAAATTGGGTCAAAAAAACACTATCAATTACTGGATATTTCAAGGTAATCCTAAATTTTATGATGTTGTTGGTTCTTTGCAAAATGAGTTGCTAACTACATGGAAAGTAGCGACTCACAAAGACAAAATAAAAAAAGGGGATAAAGTAATTTTATGGCTGACGGGAGAAAATTCAGGTTGTTATGCCTTGGCAAAAGTAACCTCAGATGTTGGTAGGATTTCAGCGAGTCAAGAGGAAATCAAATATTACAAAACAGGTTACGACGAAAACGAAGATCGAGTAGCAATAGAAATTGATTTGCATAAACATGTAATGACAAAACTTAAAAATGATGATTTAGGTAAAAATTTTGAATACTCTTCAAGAACATTTGACAGAGACAAAAAAGACATTTTTGATTTGTTTGGCATGCTTATTCAATACAATCGGAAAGATAAAGTGTATTCTATCGATGAGGAAATCGAAGATCCTTCAGTATCACGAATGATCGAAGCGTTTTCTATTCATCAGGCACTAAAAGAAGGAAATAAATTATCCCCGAGTATTTATCTCGAAAAAAGGAAAGTTACTGGAACCCATTTAATAAGCGGAATACTGTATGCCATACAAAACCGTTTCCTGATTTCATTCACCCATACGAAGTTTTGGGATATGGAAATCAGCCAACGTAGCGTAAAACCATTAGCCATAAAGGAATCGGAACACCGCTGGTACCTTATTGCACAGGATGAGAAAGATGGTATCGTAAAAAACTTTGGTTTTGACAGAATCACTGATTTAAAAATTTCAGATACTACATTCAAGGCTATCTCATTTGATGTTGATAAAAAATACCAACATGCTTTTGGTATTGAAACCTACGAACCTGTTCAAAAAATAATACTTTCTTTTACTTGGCAACAGGGAAATTATATCAAATCATTCCCATTACATTCTTCACAAAAAGTCCTGAAGGATACTGATGAGGAATTAGTGATTGAATTGGATCAATCCTAA
- a CDS encoding ISAon1 family transposase — protein sequence MASFYGVSGKNLQHQYKDFLSDFKIWNQKLHAKEWLIFPENIGKRLSIDETSLSNGELYTILTNKAGKGKKGTIVAMIAGTKAETVIAIIERIPLKQRNLVTEITLDMAGNMGLIAKKSFPNATRVIDRFHVQKLATEALQEIRIKYRWQAIDQENQAIEKAKKNKKRFEPEVLTNGDTIKQCFDPYKTRVLL from the coding sequence ATCGCCTCTTTCTATGGCGTTAGCGGTAAAAACCTACAACATCAATACAAAGATTTCTTAAGTGATTTCAAAATATGGAATCAAAAACTACACGCAAAAGAATGGCTTATTTTTCCTGAAAACATTGGAAAACGATTATCAATAGACGAAACCTCCTTGTCCAATGGCGAACTCTATACTATTTTGACCAACAAAGCTGGAAAGGGAAAGAAAGGAACTATAGTGGCCATGATTGCTGGAACTAAAGCGGAAACGGTAATCGCTATCATTGAAAGAATCCCTCTTAAACAACGAAATCTAGTCACCGAGATAACCCTTGATATGGCAGGAAATATGGGGCTCATTGCCAAGAAATCCTTTCCTAATGCAACTCGCGTCATCGACCGGTTCCACGTTCAAAAATTGGCTACAGAAGCTTTACAGGAAATAAGAATTAAATACCGTTGGCAAGCTATAGACCAAGAAAATCAGGCAATAGAAAAAGCGAAGAAAAACAAGAAAAGGTTTGAGCCTGAAGTATTGACTAATGGAGATACTATTAAGCAGTGTTTTGACCCCTATAAAACAAGAGTATTATTGTAA
- a CDS encoding transposase: MKYKKWSLEEKLEILSFSEELGAVETCRKYSLSTGTLYSWKKKHEKQGEAGLKVTYDTSSKELKQAEEENRILRKLLANKEIELEIGRELLKKKFGTSDPRKI, from the coding sequence ATGAAATACAAGAAATGGAGTTTAGAAGAAAAGCTAGAAATCCTATCCTTTTCAGAAGAATTAGGAGCCGTTGAAACCTGCCGTAAATACAGCCTTAGCACTGGCACTTTGTATAGCTGGAAGAAGAAACACGAGAAGCAGGGAGAAGCAGGTTTAAAAGTAACTTATGACACTAGTAGTAAAGAGCTAAAGCAAGCTGAGGAAGAAAACAGAATTCTACGCAAATTATTAGCTAACAAGGAAATCGAATTAGAAATCGGGCGTGAACTTTTAAAAAAAAAGTTTGGGACATCCGATCCAAGAAAGATTTAG
- a CDS encoding ISAon1 family transposase N-terminal region protein, whose amino-acid sequence MQDSFVDLLKLLLPEIIVEYFELTSYKKEEEILHLYLKEINSIPKEHRQSKLSSKGFFDEITVQDFPIRGHQVYLHITRRRWLNEDTGKVVFRDWNLVADGTRVTQEFASFLKEIHRFQA is encoded by the coding sequence ATGCAAGATTCTTTTGTCGACCTTCTCAAGTTGTTACTTCCTGAAATCATAGTTGAATACTTTGAACTGACTTCCTATAAAAAAGAGGAAGAGATACTTCATCTTTACTTAAAGGAGATTAATTCAATTCCTAAAGAACATCGACAATCAAAATTGAGCTCAAAAGGGTTCTTTGATGAAATAACAGTTCAGGATTTCCCTATTCGTGGGCATCAGGTATATCTTCATATCACTCGAAGAAGATGGCTAAACGAAGATACTGGAAAAGTAGTTTTTAGAGATTGGAATTTAGTAGCAGACGGAACTCGGGTGACACAGGAGTTTGCGTCTTTTTTAAAAGAGATCCATAGATTCCAAGCCTAA